Sequence from the Desulfobacterales bacterium genome:
TTATGGCTTCCGAATCGCCGTTGCGGCGAAGCGAGTTCCTGCTTGATAGCCTGTTTATGAACAGCCGGCCCTTCTCAATGGAGCGGCCGTCGGTAGAAGAAGACCCCTTTCCCGACAGGAGGGGGTTTACTGAATGTTTACTTTTGTGGCAGCGGTTCCAGTCCGATATCCTCCTGATACAGCCCGAGTAAAACCGTTTGAGAAATAATAATCGTAAGGTATTATGGGTTCAGCAGCCGCAATACAGCGGGCTGTTGCAGGATCACAACCGGCCGGGCCGCGGCCCGGCGCCCTGATCAGGCAAAAACCACCCAGCACACCATCAGGGATTTCTCCATGTCCATGACCCATTGCCGATATGTTTTGTTTCTGCTCTTTATCATGGCTCCGATCGTTTTTTTATCCGGCCCGGTCCGGGCCCAGGATGACTTCCAGACCTGGCTGAGCGCACTGCGCCAAGAGGCCCTGGCAAGGGGGATCTCCAGGCCCATCCTTGATCAGGCCCTGGCCGGACTGAAACCCATCCCCCGGGTCCTGGAACTCGACCGCCGGCAGCCGGAGTTTACCAAGAGCCTGTGGCAGTACCTTGACCTCACCGTTTCCGACAAAAGGATCCAGCGGGGCCGCGACCTGCTCAAACGCCATGCCCGGCTGCTCGGCGAGATTGAGCGCGCCTACGGGGTCCAGCCCCGTTTCCTGGTGGCCTTCTGGGGCCTGGAAACCAATTTCGGCGATCATCTGGGCGGCTTTCCGGTGGTCGGTTCCCTGGCCACCCTGGCCCATGATCCCCGGCGGAGCGATTTTTTCCGCAACGAGCTGTTCATGGCCCTGCGGATTCTTGATCAGGGCGATATCAGGGTCAAGGCGATGCGAGGTTCATGGGCCGGGGCCATGGGCCAGCTGCAGTTCATGCCCTCCACCTTTGTCCGCTTTGCCGTGGACCATGACGGCGACGGCCGCAAGGACATCTGGACATCCCTGCCCGATATCTTCAGCTCGGCAGCCAACTTTCTGGCCAGTTCCGGCTGGCAGAAAAACAAGACCTGGGGCCAGGAGGTCCGGCTGCCGGATAACTTCGATCTTGCCCTGGCTGACCTGAAAATTAAAAAAACCCGCCAACAATGGCAAGAGCTGGGGGTCAGCGGAATGGACGGCCGGGACCTTGCCCCGGCCGACGACATTGCCTCGCTCATGCTGCCGGCCGGAGTATCCGGCCCGGCCTTTCTGGTGTTCCGGAATTACCGGGTGATCCTCAACTGGAACCGCTCACACCTCTATGCCATTGCCGTGGGTCATCTTGCCGACCGGCTCGCCGGATACGGCCCGCTGATCAGCCAACGCCCCTTGAACGACAAACCGCTCCATCGAACCGATATCATGAAAATCCAGCAGTTGCTTGCGGAACAGGGATTTGACCCGGGTTCGGTGGACGGCATTGCCGGTGGACGGACCCGGATGGCGATCAAGGCATTCCAGCGCGCCAACCAGTTGCCAATGGATGGCTATCCCTCGGCCGATCTGCTCGATCGGCTTGCTGCCTCCCGATAAAAAAACCATGAAAAGAAAATTTCACACCGCAACGGGCGCCCCCCTGCCCTTTGGCGCGACCTTTACCCCGGCCGGGCTGAATTTCGCCCTGTTCTCCCGCCATGCCCAGGCAGTCTCGCTGGTCATCTTTTCCGGGCCCCACGGCGGCCGCCGGACCGAAATACCCCTTGATCCCAAGCGTAACAAGACCGGTGACGTCTGGCACATCCTGTTATGCGGAATAGAGGATGAACTGTACTATGCCTACCGGGTCCATGGGCCGCATGATCCCCATGGACAGGGGCATGCCTTTGACCGAAAGGCGCTGCTCCTCGATCCCTATGCCCGGGTGCTCACCGGCGGCGAGCAGTGGGGCCGGCCGCTGGATAACGGCAGCGGCCGGATTGCCGGTTTTACCCGGTACTGCCTGGCCGGCCGGGACCAGTTCGACTGGCAGGGGGACCGGCCCCTGAACATCCCGCTCAAGGACTCGATCATCTACGAACTGCATGTCCGGGGGTTCACCCGGGACCCCAGCTCCGGGGTTTCCCATCCCGGCACCTTTGCCGGGATCGTGGACAAAATCCCCTATCTCAGACAATTGGGAATAACCGCGGTCGAATTGATGCCGATCACGGACTTCAATGAACTGGAAAACATCCGGGTCAACCCGGTCACCGGCGAGAAGCTCACCAACTTCTGGGGCTACAGCCCGATCTCTTTTTTTGCTCCCAAGGCCGCCTATGCCGCTGACAACGCCCCGGGCAACCAGGTCCGGGAGTTCAAGAAGATGGTCAGGGCCCTGCACCGGGCCGGGATCGAGGTGATCCTTGACGTGGTCTTCAACCATACCGCTGAGGGCGGGGCGGACGGGCCGATGATCAGCTTCCGGGGCCTGGATAATTCGATCTACTATCTCCTGGACTCCAAGACCCGGGAATATCTGAATTTTTCCGGCTGCGGCAACACCTTGAACTGCAACCACCCCCTGGTCCGGCAGTTGATCATCGACTGCCTCCATTACTGGGTGGTGGAGATGCATGTGGACGGCTTCCGCTTCGACCTGGCCTCGATCCTCGGCCGGGACCAGTCCGGCCGGGTGCTCTCCAACCCGCCCATGGTGGAGATCATTGCCGAGGACCCGATACTGGCCCATACCAAGATCATTGCCGAGGCCTGGGACGCGGCCGGGCTCTACCAGGTGGGCAGTTTTTCCACCAGCGCCCGCTGGGCCGAGTGGAACGGCCATTTCCGCGACGATGTGCGGGCCTTTCTCTGCGACCGGGACAACACGGTGGCCGCGCTGGCCACCCGAATCTCCGGCAGCGCCGACCTGTACCAGCGCAACGCCCGCCGGCCCTGTAACAGCATCAACTTCGTCACCAGCCACGACGGGTTCACCCTCTACGATCTGGTCAGCTACAACCGGAAGCATAACCAGGAAAACGGGGAGGACAACCGGGACGGCTTTGACCATAACCTGAGTTGGAACAGCGGCAGCGAGGGCCAAAGCGACGACCCTGGGATAAAAACCCTCCGCGCCCGCCGGGTCCGCACCCTGGCCTTGATTCTCTTTATCTCCCAAGGGGTGCCGATGCTGGTGGCCGGCGATGAATTCGGCCGGACCCAGCAAGGTAACAACAACGCCTATTGCCAGGACAACCCCGTCAGCTGGCTGGACTGGACCCTGGTTGAAAAAAACAAGGATCTGCTCCGCTTCTTCCGGATGCTCATCGCCTTGCGCAAAAAACATCCCCTGTTCCGCAGGGATACCTTTTTCCCGGCCGCGGGCAAGAGTTCATCCGATCCGATCCGCTGGCAGGCGGAGCGGCCCGATGTCCAGGACTGGTCGCCCGCGGCCCGGGCCCTGGCCTTTTACCTCTCCGGCGCAACCAGGGGCCAGGGGACGGACGACGATTTTTTCGTGATGCTCAACGGCAGTCGCCATGCCCCGCGGTCATTTATTCCCCATCCACCGCGACACAAGCGGACCTGGCGCCGGATCATCGATACCGCGGCAGCCCCGCCCGCAGATATCCTCCTGGAAGAGACCGGGGAGATCGTGGCCCCGGAC
This genomic interval carries:
- a CDS encoding lytic murein transglycosylase, whose protein sequence is MSMTHCRYVLFLLFIMAPIVFLSGPVRAQDDFQTWLSALRQEALARGISRPILDQALAGLKPIPRVLELDRRQPEFTKSLWQYLDLTVSDKRIQRGRDLLKRHARLLGEIERAYGVQPRFLVAFWGLETNFGDHLGGFPVVGSLATLAHDPRRSDFFRNELFMALRILDQGDIRVKAMRGSWAGAMGQLQFMPSTFVRFAVDHDGDGRKDIWTSLPDIFSSAANFLASSGWQKNKTWGQEVRLPDNFDLALADLKIKKTRQQWQELGVSGMDGRDLAPADDIASLMLPAGVSGPAFLVFRNYRVILNWNRSHLYAIAVGHLADRLAGYGPLISQRPLNDKPLHRTDIMKIQQLLAEQGFDPGSVDGIAGGRTRMAIKAFQRANQLPMDGYPSADLLDRLAASR
- the glgX gene encoding glycogen debranching protein GlgX → MKRKFHTATGAPLPFGATFTPAGLNFALFSRHAQAVSLVIFSGPHGGRRTEIPLDPKRNKTGDVWHILLCGIEDELYYAYRVHGPHDPHGQGHAFDRKALLLDPYARVLTGGEQWGRPLDNGSGRIAGFTRYCLAGRDQFDWQGDRPLNIPLKDSIIYELHVRGFTRDPSSGVSHPGTFAGIVDKIPYLRQLGITAVELMPITDFNELENIRVNPVTGEKLTNFWGYSPISFFAPKAAYAADNAPGNQVREFKKMVRALHRAGIEVILDVVFNHTAEGGADGPMISFRGLDNSIYYLLDSKTREYLNFSGCGNTLNCNHPLVRQLIIDCLHYWVVEMHVDGFRFDLASILGRDQSGRVLSNPPMVEIIAEDPILAHTKIIAEAWDAAGLYQVGSFSTSARWAEWNGHFRDDVRAFLCDRDNTVAALATRISGSADLYQRNARRPCNSINFVTSHDGFTLYDLVSYNRKHNQENGEDNRDGFDHNLSWNSGSEGQSDDPGIKTLRARRVRTLALILFISQGVPMLVAGDEFGRTQQGNNNAYCQDNPVSWLDWTLVEKNKDLLRFFRMLIALRKKHPLFRRDTFFPAAGKSSSDPIRWQAERPDVQDWSPAARALAFYLSGATRGQGTDDDFFVMLNGSRHAPRSFIPHPPRHKRTWRRIIDTAAAPPADILLEETGEIVAPDSRITVAPMAAVVLIGSRR